One Sulfurimonas sp. HSL-3221 genomic window, TGAACGCCTCTTTGGTGAGCATATGCACTTCGTCGATAATGAAGATTTTGAACTTCGCGCTGGCGGGCTGGTACTTGGTGTGTTCGATGAGGTCGCGGATATCGTCGATCTTTCGGCTGGAAGCGGCGTCCATCTCGATGATGTCCATGTGGCGCCCCTCGTTGGCGGTGACACAGTGTTCGCACTGTTCGCAGGGGTGCGAAGTCGGTCCGTTTTCACACATCAGCGCCTTGGCGAAGATCCGCGCCGTCGAGGTCTTGCCCGAACCGCGCAGGCCGGAGAAGAGGTAGGCGTGCGAGAGGCGTTTGGAATCCAGCGCCAGGGAGAGCGTCTGCGCGATCGTCTCCTGCCCGATCAGGTCTTCAAAACGGCGGGGACGGTACTTCAGGGCCAGGACTTGCGAGCGCTCGTTCACGTTGGGAATCCTTTGACGATTAATGTCTTTGAGTTTAACACACGATGGTTGAAGCGGGGGTTATTTATGGCAGTTAGCCGGGCTTACGGGGTCGGGAGGCCGAGCCACTGCGCGGCGACCTGCCGCAGCCCGTCGGGGTTTTCCGAGGCGAAGAATTTCATCTCGGTGTTCGCGGCGCTCTCTTTGATGCCGTAATGGGCTTCGAGGTACTCCACGATCGCTTCGCCGGAGTGGATCATCAGCGCTTTATCCCCGAAATAGTTGGAGATGGCCCCGGCGATAAGGGGGAAATGGGTGCAGCCGAGGATAACGGCGTCGGGGGCTTTGCAACCGGCGAAGTAGTGGTGCATCGTGCTCTCAAGGACTTCGCCCTCAAAGAGCCCCTCCTCGACGATGGGGACGAAGAGGCCGGTCGCCTTGGCCTCGACGTTGCGGTAGCCGTGGGTCTGGAGCAGTTGCTGATAGGCCCCGGAGCCGACGGTCGCCTTCGTGCCGAGCACGAGGACCTCCGCGTCGCTGTTCGCCAGGGCGTTTTTTGCAGCGAGGATACCCGGTTCGACGACGCCGACGACGTCAAAGGGGGCCTGGGCGCGCATTTCGTCCAGGGCGTAGGCGCTGACGGTGTTACAGGCGACGATCAGCAGGTCGATGTCGAAGTTTTTGAAAAATTCTACCGCTTCGAGGGCGTAGCGGATAATGGTGTTGCGGTCCTTGACCCCGTAGGGGACACGGGCAGTGTCGCCGTAGTAGACGATCTCGTCGAAAAGGCGGTGTTCCAGCAGGGATTTGACGACGGTCAGGCCGCCGATACCGCTGTCGAAAACACCGACACGCACGGGCTTAGCCCTCGTTCATCATAGAGAGGAATTCGTCGTTGGACTTCGTCTTTTGCATCTTGGTGTAGAGGAAGCGGAGCGCTTCGACCTCGTCCTCTTGCTTGTGCAGCATGGAGCGGAGGATAAAGACCTTTTGCAGGACGTCCGGCCCGATAAGGAGCTCCTCTTTGCGGGTACCGGATTTGAGGATGTCGATCGCCGGGAAGATACGGCGGTCGGAGATCTTGCGGCTGAGGACGACCTCGGAGTTACCCGTCCCTTTGAACTCTTCAAAGATGACCTCATCCATACGGCTCCCGGTCTCGATCAGGGCTGTCGCGATGATGGTGAGGGAGCCGCCGTTCTCGATGTTACGGGCGGCACCGAAGAAGCGTTTCGGTTTGTGCAGGGCGTTGGCGTCGACACCGCCCGACAGGACTTTGCCCGAACTCGGTGTCACGGTGTTGTAGGCGCGGGCGAGGCGGGTAATGGAGTCCAGCAGGATGACGACGTTCTTGCCGATCTCGACGCGGCGCTTGGCACGCTCGATGACCATTTCGGCGACCTTGACGTGGTTCTTTGCCGGCAT contains:
- the murI gene encoding glutamate racemase codes for the protein MRVGVFDSGIGGLTVVKSLLEHRLFDEIVYYGDTARVPYGVKDRNTIIRYALEAVEFFKNFDIDLLIVACNTVSAYALDEMRAQAPFDVVGVVEPGILAAKNALANSDAEVLVLGTKATVGSGAYQQLLQTHGYRNVEAKATGLFVPIVEEGLFEGEVLESTMHHYFAGCKAPDAVILGCTHFPLIAGAISNYFGDKALMIHSGEAIVEYLEAHYGIKESAANTEMKFFASENPDGLRQVAAQWLGLPTP